From Paenibacillus physcomitrellae, the proteins below share one genomic window:
- a CDS encoding bifunctional diguanylate cyclase/phosphodiesterase — protein MINTKLELREMLQYVTTAISEEIVQCDSVGIYLPEEDGSFRGYVGKPELINGMSLDMHVIDTNYDLLAKEVIETQKVIYIPDTSEDSRPDPRAVQGFQIKSLLALPISYEQELYGLVFLFDYGSPMNLTESEIQSVEAYVNMAAVAIRNAKNLTHKENLLAEKQMLLDLTRDLSLSSNMQEVLDNCFSYVGRVLKNFNPAVHLVDPLAERSILPVRLSKDSDWTQEDWMATHQAVQFDMSNDALFQEVMRTKKALLVYDVMQDERPNHEMCRKFGITAMYLFPLISMGEVLGVIAVVDFEKKERVYSDADIQLAQSIVDATASTISNLLYREKQEVIIEDRTMEVRAKNKELEMVVTELRQISRERELILNSAGEGIFGLDLEGNITFCNPAAENMLGFEKDELIGQCYHLIFGGKNLDLLKFSASANRSWNNFHLEESFFRKDGTELPVEYVISSIHEGDRIVGDVVTFKDITQRRQMEEEIRYHAYFDSVTDLPNRVLLKDRLNQGITYAQVDGGKLALLYLDLDRFKLLNDTLGHTSGDHLLREVALRLSSCVPKNATVSRQGGDEFTVFLPDTGGKREVLRIVNQVITAFSKPFYLGENEIFITASVGISMFPENGESSEELIKNADTAMYKAKEMSGNSYHFFSTGMDTRAFEIVKYENALYKALDNNEIEIYYQPQIDYRDRTLVGVEALVRWNHPTEGLISPDDFIPIAEETGLIIPIGEWVLKNACKQLKKWHDMGGPPISVSVNLSVRQFEQNNLFSTVKSILKKINLCPSYLHLELTENQIIKNTEITLKTMEQLLDLGVKIAIDDFGTGYSSLGYLKNFPISTLKIDKSFVQDLGKSDVTAITNTIITLAQNLNLSVIAEGVETLEQAEFLSARDCFLMQGYYFGSPMTADKIARDYLTLSPAEKGISY, from the coding sequence ATGATCAACACCAAGCTGGAGCTCCGGGAGATGCTGCAGTATGTTACAACAGCTATATCGGAAGAGATCGTACAATGCGATTCCGTCGGGATCTATTTGCCGGAAGAGGACGGAAGCTTCAGAGGGTATGTAGGCAAGCCTGAGCTGATTAACGGCATGTCGCTTGATATGCACGTCATTGATACGAACTATGATCTGCTTGCCAAAGAGGTCATCGAAACGCAGAAAGTGATTTATATTCCGGATACCTCCGAGGACAGCCGTCCCGACCCGCGGGCGGTACAGGGGTTTCAGATCAAATCGCTGCTGGCGCTGCCGATCAGTTACGAGCAAGAGCTGTACGGACTTGTCTTCCTGTTTGACTACGGCAGCCCTATGAATTTAACCGAATCCGAGATTCAGAGCGTTGAAGCGTACGTGAATATGGCAGCGGTTGCGATCCGGAATGCCAAGAACCTGACCCACAAGGAGAACCTGCTCGCCGAGAAGCAGATGCTGCTCGATTTGACGCGTGACTTGTCGCTGTCCTCCAACATGCAGGAGGTGCTCGACAACTGTTTTTCCTATGTAGGCAGAGTACTCAAAAATTTCAACCCGGCCGTTCATCTGGTTGACCCGCTCGCCGAGCGGTCCATCCTGCCGGTCCGGTTAAGCAAGGACAGCGACTGGACGCAGGAAGACTGGATGGCTACCCATCAGGCGGTCCAGTTCGATATGAGTAACGATGCGCTGTTTCAGGAAGTGATGCGCACCAAGAAAGCCCTGCTTGTCTACGACGTCATGCAGGACGAGCGTCCCAACCATGAAATGTGCAGGAAGTTTGGCATCACGGCTATGTACCTGTTCCCGCTGATCTCCATGGGCGAAGTGCTCGGCGTCATCGCCGTGGTGGACTTCGAGAAGAAGGAGCGGGTTTATTCGGATGCCGACATCCAGCTGGCGCAGTCTATTGTAGATGCCACGGCATCCACCATCTCCAATCTGCTCTACCGGGAGAAGCAGGAAGTAATCATTGAGGACCGCACGATGGAGGTCCGCGCCAAGAACAAGGAGCTGGAAATGGTGGTCACCGAGCTTCGCCAGATCAGCCGCGAGCGCGAACTGATTCTGAACTCGGCGGGCGAGGGGATTTTTGGCCTTGATCTGGAAGGCAATATCACCTTCTGCAACCCGGCGGCTGAGAATATGCTCGGATTTGAGAAAGACGAGCTGATCGGCCAGTGTTACCATTTGATTTTTGGAGGGAAGAATCTCGACCTGCTCAAATTCTCAGCCTCGGCTAATCGCAGCTGGAACAACTTCCATCTGGAGGAATCGTTCTTCCGCAAAGACGGCACGGAGCTTCCGGTCGAATATGTTATTTCCTCCATCCATGAGGGCGACCGGATCGTCGGCGATGTAGTGACCTTCAAGGACATTACGCAGAGAAGGCAGATGGAGGAGGAAATCCGCTATCACGCTTATTTCGACAGTGTTACCGATTTGCCGAACCGCGTGCTGCTGAAGGACCGGCTGAACCAGGGCATTACTTATGCCCAGGTCGACGGGGGCAAGCTGGCGCTGCTGTATCTGGATTTGGACCGCTTTAAGCTTCTCAATGATACGCTTGGACATACTTCCGGGGATCATCTGCTCCGGGAAGTCGCCCTGCGGCTCAGCTCCTGCGTGCCCAAGAATGCCACCGTCTCCCGTCAGGGGGGTGACGAATTTACGGTGTTCCTGCCGGATACCGGAGGCAAGCGGGAGGTGCTCCGCATCGTCAACCAGGTGATCACTGCCTTCTCCAAACCTTTTTATTTGGGGGAGAACGAGATTTTTATTACGGCCAGCGTTGGAATCAGTATGTTCCCGGAGAATGGCGAAAGCAGCGAAGAGCTGATCAAGAACGCCGACACGGCCATGTACAAAGCGAAGGAAATGTCCGGGAACAGCTATCACTTCTTCAGCACCGGCATGGATACGCGTGCGTTCGAAATCGTTAAATATGAGAATGCGCTGTACAAGGCGCTGGACAATAACGAAATCGAAATTTACTACCAGCCGCAAATCGACTATCGGGATCGGACTCTTGTCGGGGTCGAGGCGCTGGTCCGCTGGAATCATCCGACGGAAGGGCTGATCTCGCCTGATGACTTTATTCCGATTGCCGAAGAAACGGGCCTGATTATCCCGATCGGGGAATGGGTGCTCAAGAATGCCTGCAAGCAGCTAAAGAAATGGCATGATATGGGCGGCCCGCCGATCAGCGTGTCCGTTAATCTGTCCGTCCGTCAATTTGAGCAGAACAACCTGTTCTCGACCGTCAAGAGCATTTTGAAGAAGATCAATTTGTGCCCGAGTTATTTGCATCTGGAGCTGACCGAGAACCAAATTATCAAGAACACCGAAATTACACTGAAGACGATGGAGCAGCTGCTGGACCTTGGTGTGAAGATCGCCATTGATGACTTCGGCACCGGTTATTCCTCGCTTGGTTATTTGAAGAACTTCCCGATCAGCACGCTCAAGATCGACAAATCCTTTGTTCAGGACCTGGGAAAAAGCGATGTAACCGCCATTACGAATACCATTATTACGCTGGCTCAAAACCTGAATCTGAGCGTGATTGCAGAAGGAGTAGAAACCTTGGAGCAGGCCGAGTTCCTGTCCGCCC